From Daucus carota subsp. sativus chromosome 6, DH1 v3.0, whole genome shotgun sequence, the proteins below share one genomic window:
- the LOC108192584 gene encoding putative phospholipid:diacylglycerol acyltransferase 2 has product MNSSKLKGNLCIAMLSFASLLRFLRICIFEHLKCCSLLGCKSYGTPEKKQSPDEKVFQEIKKSRNKRQKPMGWKCVDNCCWIVGYLCTTSWLLLFLLYIVPVSLPGLKGPEIPGARLKREGLVANHPVVLVPGIITGGLELWEGKPCAEPLFRKRLWGGWGSGFTDIFRRPVCWMDHLSLHYETGLDPPGIRVRPAPGLVAADYFAPGYFVWAILIENLAQIGYEDRNMYMAAYDWRLSFQNTEVRDRSLSRLKGQIEIMYATNGDKKVVVFPHSMGAVYFLHFLKWVELPAPVGGGGGSGWCAKYIKAIVNIGPTFLGVPKAFATILSAEGKDISLIRAMAAGLLESEFLGLQTIEHVMRVSRTWDSIVSLLPKGGETVWGNLDWSPEEGYNCESEEKRQLQALSKENNTRSSTDKSLFQVKHHKKYGRIISFGKEASEVVSSQLPTFSKDFMHSSTSANSSTSRGEFWTEYDDMSRENFQKIAENKVYTTTDLLDLLRYVAPKMMQRAEAHYSHGIAENLEDPKYNHHKYWSNPLETMLPDAPDMETYCMYGVGIPTERSYVYKMSPSDRRKGIPFRIDNSADGSDSCLRGGVYFVDGDESVPVLSSGFMCAKGWRGKTRFNPSGSATYVREYRHKPPSSMLEGRGLESAGHVDIMGNVALIEDVLRIAAGATGSELGGDRIHSDLLKMCNRVNVPL; this is encoded by the exons ATGAATAGTTCTAAGTTGAAAGGGAATCTTTGCATTGCCATGCTTTCATTTGCTTCATTGCTTAGATTCCTAAGAATATGCATATTTGAGCATTTAAAGTGTTGTTCTCTGTTGGGTTGTAAATCATATGGAACCCCTGAAAAGAAACAATCTCCTGATGAGAAAGTGTTTCAAGAGATTAAAAAGAGTAGGAACAAGAGGCAGAAGCCCATGGGATGGAAATGTGTTGACAATTGTTGTTGGATTGTTGGATATTTGTGTACTACTTCATGGCTACTCTTGTTTCTGTTATACATTGTTCCTGTTAGTTTGCCTGGTCTTAAAGGCCCTGAAATTCCCGGGGCACGGCTTAAGCGAGAAGGTTTGGTTGCGAACCACCCCGTGGTTTTGGTGCCTGGCATAATCACAGGCGGCCTTGAGCTTTGGGAGGGCAAGCCTTGTGCTGAACCTTTGTTTCGTAAGCGTCTTTGGGGAGGTTGGGGCAGTGGCTTCACTGATATCTTTAGAAG GCCGGTGTGTTGGATGGATCATCTCTCTTTGCATTATGAAACCGGCCTGGATCCACCAGGAATCCGAGTCCGTCCTGCTCCAGGATTAGTAGCAGCAGACTATTTTGCGCCTGGTTATTTTGTGTGGGCTATTCTGATTGAAAATTTAGCGCAAATTGGCTACGAGGATAGAAATATGTATATGGCTGCATATGACTGGAGGCTTTCTTTCCAGAATACAGAG GTCAGGGACCGATCTCTTAGTAGATTGAAGGGCCAAATTGAGATAATGTATGCAACAAATGGAGATAAGAAAGTCGTCGTCTTTCCCCATTCAATGGGCGCGGTTTATTTCCTCCACTTCCTTAAATGGGTGGAGTTACCTGCTCCAGTGGGAGGGGGAGGAGGTTCTGGTTGGTGTGCCAAGTACATCAAAGCAATAGTGAATATTGGGCCAACATTTCTTGGTGTTCCTAAGGCCTTCGCTACTATCTTGTCTGCGGAGGGGAAGGATATATCTCTCATCAG AGCAATGGCGGCTGGTCTCTTAGAATCTGAATTTCTTGGACTTCAGACTATAGAACATGTGATGAGGGTATCGCGAACATGGGACTCCATTGTCTCATTGTTACCGAAAGGAGGAGAGACTGTTTGGGGGAACTTGGATTGGTCTCCGGAGGAAGGGTACAACTGTGAATCGGAAGAGAAGAGACAATTGCAAGCATtgtcaaaagaaaataataccAGGAGCAGTACTGATAAGAGCCTATTTCAAGTAAAACACCACAAGAAATATGGAAGAATCATTTCGTTTGGGAAGGAAGCATCAGAAGTAGTTTCTTCACAGCTTCCTACCTTTTCAAAG GACTTTATGCATTCAAGTACCTCCGCCAATTCCAGCACATCACGTGGAGAATTCTGGACAGAATACGATGACATGAGCCGAGAAAACTTTCAGAAAATTGCAGAAAACAAAGTATACACAACTACAGATCTCCTAGATCTTCTTCGATACGTGGCTCCCAAAATGATGCAACGTGCCGAGGCTCATTATTCCCATGGTATAGCTGAGAATCTTGAAGATCCAAAATATAATCATCACAAATATTGGTCAAATCCACTTGAGACAAT GTTACCTGATGCTCCTGACATGGAGACTTACTGTATGTATGGTGTGGGAATTCCTACTGAGAGATCATATGTGTACAAGATGTCACCTTCTGATAGGCGTAAAGGCATTCCTTTCCGAATAGACAACTCTGCAGATGGAAGCGATAGCTGCTTAAGGGGCGGAGTATACTTTGTGGACGGTGATGAGAGCGTCCCAGTTTTGAGCAGTGGTTTTATGTGTGCCAAAGGGTGGAGGGGAAAAACCAGGTTCAATCCATCAGGGAGCGCCACATATGTAAGGGAATACCGTCACAAGCCACCATCAAGTATGTTGGAGGGGAGGGGTCTGGAGAGTGCTGGTCACGTCGACATCATGGGAAATGTGGCCTTGATTGAAGATGTGCTTCGTATTGCTGCTGGTGCAACTGGTTCCGAGTTGGGGGGTGATAGAATACATTCGGATCTTTTGAAGATGTGCAACAGAGTAAACGTGCCCTTGTGA